The proteins below come from a single Flavobacterium lindanitolerans genomic window:
- a CDS encoding LytR/AlgR family response regulator transcription factor, producing MNCIIVDDEPLAREGMLLLLQDIPELNVIGCFNGPKKAREFMLENTVDLIFLDIQMPGINGLEFAESIPEQTLIIFTTAYSQYALKSYEVDAIDYLVKPIIKTRLEKSIKKAFAYRELLSGKEEKSTLESLETDFMLIKSERKFHKLLFRDILYIEGLKDYVVIYVNDSKIITAMNLKTISQHLPEVQFIRVSKSYMVNVQHIDSFDNHTIYIKTSEIPIGEVFRKKFLEQYLGKNISDRL from the coding sequence ATGAACTGTATAATCGTTGATGACGAACCTCTTGCCAGAGAGGGCATGCTCCTGCTTCTGCAGGATATTCCTGAATTGAATGTGATTGGGTGTTTCAATGGCCCTAAAAAAGCGCGGGAATTCATGCTGGAAAATACAGTTGACCTGATTTTTCTCGACATACAGATGCCGGGAATCAACGGATTGGAGTTTGCAGAATCGATTCCGGAACAAACCCTCATTATATTTACTACAGCCTATTCGCAATATGCTTTGAAAAGTTATGAGGTTGACGCCATTGATTATCTGGTAAAGCCAATCATTAAAACCCGTTTGGAGAAATCGATTAAAAAAGCATTTGCTTATCGCGAATTGCTGTCCGGAAAGGAGGAAAAAAGCACGCTGGAAAGTCTCGAAACCGACTTTATGCTCATAAAATCAGAACGCAAATTCCACAAATTACTTTTTAGGGATATACTTTATATCGAAGGACTAAAGGATTATGTCGTGATTTATGTCAACGACAGCAAGATTATCACTGCCATGAACCTTAAAACCATCTCACAGCACCTTCCGGAAGTGCAGTTCATCCGCGTCAGCAAATCGTATATGGTCAATGTACAGCATATTGATTCTTTTGACAACCATACTATTTATATCAAAACTTCTGAAATTCCGATTG
- a CDS encoding sensor histidine kinase → MKDNCFQNNFIKFLIDPKYRVWRHLSIIIYIIAFSYDSGEIKEYSGDFHYYVKWLWIAYFLAMVYINMYVLIPKLLFKGEYVTYLVCLVLLIVCSFILVKNGLNYFEQYRITPRKVFTSFFREILATSNLLTILVFSSTSIKLFQQWARDTERIIELETNSLQLELKELKNQINPHFLFNMLNNVNVLVKKNPEKASTVIMKLSDFLRYQLYDNNQPSVLLLSEIQFLNDFMELEKIRRDDFNFRLTIENEDSNSNMISQLVLPPNLFTTFIENAIKHSADLDHPSKIDITFKIYKKELVFTCSNTKPAEPIDEQHKGGLGLANIKRRLDLLYAKDYKLDINDDDKQYTVTLTLPI, encoded by the coding sequence TTGAAAGACAATTGTTTTCAAAATAATTTCATCAAATTCCTGATTGACCCCAAGTATAGGGTATGGAGGCATCTGTCTATTATTATATACATTATTGCATTTTCATACGATTCGGGAGAAATCAAAGAGTATAGTGGCGATTTTCACTATTATGTAAAATGGTTGTGGATTGCCTACTTCTTGGCAATGGTCTACATCAATATGTATGTACTGATTCCGAAGCTTTTATTTAAAGGGGAATATGTTACTTATCTGGTCTGTCTGGTACTGCTGATAGTATGCAGTTTTATACTCGTAAAAAACGGCCTGAATTATTTTGAGCAATACCGCATTACGCCCCGAAAGGTTTTTACCAGTTTCTTCCGGGAAATCCTGGCCACCTCCAACCTGCTTACTATTTTGGTTTTTTCATCCACTTCCATCAAACTGTTTCAGCAATGGGCCCGTGATACGGAACGTATTATTGAACTGGAAACCAATTCCCTTCAACTGGAACTCAAGGAATTAAAAAACCAAATCAATCCGCACTTTCTTTTCAATATGCTGAACAATGTCAACGTACTCGTTAAAAAAAATCCGGAAAAGGCTTCAACCGTTATTATGAAACTGTCCGATTTTCTTCGTTATCAACTGTATGACAACAACCAGCCTTCGGTTTTGCTTTTATCGGAAATACAATTCCTGAACGATTTTATGGAACTTGAAAAAATTCGTCGTGACGACTTTAATTTCAGGCTCACAATTGAAAACGAAGACAGTAACAGCAACATGATTTCACAGTTGGTACTTCCTCCCAACCTCTTCACGACATTTATAGAGAATGCCATTAAACATAGTGCCGATTTGGACCATCCTTCCAAAATAGACATTACTTTCAAAATTTATAAAAAAGAACTTGTTTTTACGTGTTCCAACACTAAACCTGCAGAGCCCATCGACGAACAGCATAAAGGAGGATTGGGGCTTGCAAATATCAAACGCAGGTTAGATTTGCTCTATGCGAAGGATTATAAACTGGATATTAATGACGACGATAAACAATATACCGTAACCTTAACACTGCCAATATGA
- a CDS encoding DNA-3-methyladenine glycosylase family protein: MEFSQFTPSEFRSLCDSLAAKDQDIKNILDQYDYPPFWSRPNTFETLVHIILEQQVSITSALAALNKLRAYVGEITPERILSLSDEELRACYFSRQKTAYVKHLAQALLDKQIDLQLLETQSDETIRTILSQLKGIGNWTIDIYLIFVLKRSDIFPIGDLAAVNALKQLKNMPKETSREILIEKAANWQPFRTVATMLLWHYYLSLRAKK; encoded by the coding sequence ATGGAGTTCAGCCAGTTTACACCCTCCGAATTCCGGAGCCTATGCGACAGTCTTGCCGCAAAAGATCAGGATATCAAAAATATTCTCGACCAATACGATTATCCGCCATTTTGGTCGCGGCCCAATACTTTTGAAACGTTGGTGCACATCATACTGGAACAGCAGGTTTCAATCACTTCGGCATTGGCAGCCCTTAACAAGTTGAGAGCGTATGTGGGTGAAATTACACCCGAACGCATCCTGTCTTTGTCTGATGAAGAACTCAGGGCTTGTTATTTTAGCCGACAAAAAACAGCTTATGTCAAACATTTGGCTCAGGCACTTCTGGATAAACAAATTGATTTGCAGCTGTTGGAAACACAGTCTGACGAAACCATTCGGACTATATTGAGCCAGTTAAAAGGTATTGGCAACTGGACGATTGATATTTACCTGATTTTTGTACTGAAACGTTCCGATATTTTTCCAATAGGAGACCTGGCGGCAGTAAACGCCCTTAAGCAATTGAAAAACATGCCCAAAGAAACTTCCCGGGAGATTCTAATAGAAAAGGCGGCCAATTGGCAACCTTTCCGCACGGTTGCAACTATGCTGTTATGGCATTATTACCTGTCATTAAGGGCTAAGAAATAA
- a CDS encoding hybrid sensor histidine kinase/response regulator transcription factor, whose amino-acid sequence MAKFAFYFIIVFSIVFPQQMKSQNTADSLHTLIKKADGLRKSELNLELAKYFLPTNQDSCLYYSQVAQKIGKKINNHAIVIRSFALIAESYQKQNKMKEAIATYQEGLKLAEKHNEKSLAGNIYNGIGTCYFAMNDLKKAEYYLQQAAQAKKEANDYHYYSFIAANLAALQIINQSFGEAIHTLKDAEKILLKNKQEKYLSTVYNSLGAAYQGTKSDSCVYYFEKGLEISQKNKDYLNMMTTYQNLGDYYMDKKNNAKAVEYMKRAIAVNDLRPEDQYKPALYERIGILYESMGDFKNAYHYKKLENETRQRLFSVAKQKEIEELEIKYQSEKKEKAIQLHKHEAEKAKNQQTALLYGSALLFLIGGFITYLIFQRRKITQKFEKEKLRMFENILHEIKTPLTLIDGPIQVMKQRSDSSNEEQLSLMERNSKKLMSLVTELLDASKLGRGSFQLHYTNGAVDDFIENTIDTFANEAKSKDIQITHAKNNVEKHYSLPSNALEKILSNLIGNAVKYCPPKAKIQVASQIEGGRLNIRVSDTGPGIPKGEQKKVFRRFFRGNQTSDTNGTGIGLSLVKELVELAQGTIHLQSDSSGTTFLVSLPIQEAVNHTDAGIANESMPILLLAEDDADTAAFSIAVLKENFQIIHAKNGQEALDLIRKNLPDIVLSDVMMPEKDGIELLSTIRSEELTNHLPFVLFSAKASLESRLEGLQHGADAYISKPFSPDELKLTIKNLFNTVQRNKEAYKEAIHSEKVFEERVKSPNSYVNKVIGHILDNIDNQNYSVNELSDNMSVSRSQLHRKLVALTGFSTTNFISMIRLEKAKDLLLNNEGNITEIAYKCGFNSQSYFTKSFTEYFGKSPSQVLKNQ is encoded by the coding sequence ATGGCAAAGTTTGCTTTTTACTTTATCATTGTCTTTTCTATTGTTTTCCCCCAACAGATGAAAAGCCAGAATACTGCAGATTCTTTACACACATTAATTAAAAAAGCAGATGGGCTGCGCAAAAGTGAACTGAATCTTGAACTTGCAAAATATTTTTTACCAACCAATCAGGATTCTTGTCTTTATTACAGTCAGGTTGCCCAAAAAATAGGCAAAAAGATAAATAATCATGCGATTGTAATCCGTTCTTTTGCCCTTATCGCGGAATCCTACCAAAAGCAAAACAAAATGAAGGAAGCGATTGCTACCTATCAGGAGGGGCTTAAACTGGCAGAAAAACATAACGAAAAATCATTAGCTGGAAATATCTACAACGGTATTGGAACCTGTTATTTTGCGATGAATGACCTCAAAAAAGCAGAATACTATCTTCAGCAGGCTGCCCAGGCTAAAAAAGAGGCAAATGATTATCATTATTATTCCTTTATAGCGGCTAATCTTGCCGCTTTGCAGATTATAAACCAATCGTTTGGCGAAGCGATACACACGCTTAAGGACGCAGAAAAAATACTACTCAAAAATAAGCAGGAAAAGTATTTGAGCACTGTTTATAATTCTCTTGGGGCAGCTTATCAAGGGACAAAATCAGACTCATGCGTTTATTATTTTGAAAAAGGTCTCGAAATTTCTCAAAAAAACAAAGACTATCTCAATATGATGACTACCTACCAGAATTTGGGAGATTATTATATGGATAAGAAAAATAATGCTAAAGCTGTTGAGTACATGAAGCGTGCAATTGCGGTAAATGATCTGCGGCCGGAAGACCAATATAAACCTGCATTATATGAAAGAATTGGCATTTTGTATGAATCGATGGGAGATTTTAAAAATGCCTACCACTATAAAAAACTGGAAAATGAAACCCGCCAACGCCTTTTTTCGGTAGCAAAACAAAAAGAGATTGAAGAACTCGAAATCAAGTACCAAAGCGAGAAAAAAGAAAAGGCAATCCAACTGCACAAACATGAGGCGGAAAAAGCAAAGAATCAACAAACCGCTTTGTTATATGGTTCTGCTTTGCTGTTTTTGATTGGCGGATTTATTACCTATTTGATTTTCCAAAGAAGAAAGATTACCCAAAAATTTGAAAAGGAAAAACTTAGGATGTTTGAAAATATCCTGCATGAAATCAAGACACCTCTTACGCTTATTGATGGCCCTATCCAGGTTATGAAACAGCGTTCTGATAGTTCGAATGAAGAACAGCTTAGTCTGATGGAACGAAATTCTAAAAAATTAATGAGTCTGGTTACCGAATTGCTTGATGCGTCAAAATTGGGCAGAGGCAGTTTCCAACTACATTATACCAACGGTGCGGTTGATGATTTTATCGAAAATACGATTGACACTTTTGCTAATGAAGCAAAATCTAAAGACATACAAATTACGCATGCTAAGAATAATGTAGAAAAACATTATTCGCTTCCATCTAATGCTTTGGAAAAAATCCTTTCCAATCTTATCGGGAATGCTGTGAAATACTGCCCTCCAAAAGCAAAAATTCAAGTGGCATCACAGATAGAAGGAGGCAGATTAAACATTCGTGTAAGCGATACGGGTCCTGGAATTCCGAAAGGAGAACAGAAAAAAGTATTTCGTCGTTTTTTCAGAGGAAATCAGACTTCAGACACCAATGGAACGGGAATAGGCCTTTCTCTTGTTAAAGAATTGGTAGAATTGGCTCAAGGAACTATTCATCTTCAAAGCGATTCTTCGGGAACTACATTCCTTGTTTCCCTTCCAATACAGGAAGCTGTAAATCATACAGATGCCGGAATTGCGAATGAGAGCATGCCAATCCTTCTTCTCGCTGAAGATGACGCGGATACGGCAGCTTTCAGCATAGCTGTCTTAAAAGAAAACTTTCAAATAATCCATGCTAAAAACGGACAAGAGGCTCTTGATTTAATTCGCAAGAATTTGCCCGATATTGTTCTTTCGGATGTTATGATGCCGGAAAAAGACGGTATCGAATTGCTTTCGACAATCAGGTCTGAAGAATTGACAAATCATTTGCCGTTTGTATTATTTTCTGCAAAAGCATCATTGGAAAGCCGTTTGGAAGGATTGCAGCATGGAGCCGATGCGTATATTTCAAAACCGTTTTCGCCAGATGAGCTGAAGCTGACGATAAAAAACCTTTTCAATACCGTACAAAGGAATAAAGAAGCCTATAAAGAAGCCATACATTCGGAAAAAGTATTTGAAGAAAGAGTTAAAAGTCCAAATTCCTATGTCAATAAAGTCATTGGTCATATTTTGGATAATATAGATAATCAAAACTATTCCGTTAATGAGCTTTCTGATAATATGTCTGTCAGCAGAAGCCAGCTCCACCGAAAATTAGTTGCGCTGACAGGGTTCTCCACAACTAATTTTATCAGCATGATCCGACTTGAAAAAGCCAAAGATCTGTTGCTTAATAACGAGGGAAACATTACTGAAATTGCCTACAAATGCGGTTTCAACAGCCAGTCCTATTTTACAAAATCCTTTACGGAGTACTTTGGGAAAAGTCCGAGCCAAGTGCTTAAAAATCAATAA
- a CDS encoding T9SS type A sorting domain-containing protein — translation MKHLLLFFILFWHVSSKANDECVNAIQLTPNANCVNVSGTFNGATLSGAAPACANTSSQDVWYRFTATEQTMSVNLSRASTNSTMYLAMELYEDGCTGNLFKCVAWTTNVSTYFNNDFVIGRTYYVRVLNASSDLSTQGFNICVRSFPKPANDSCAAAVQLTPGTSCVDTVGTFSGSLLNGAAPACANTSSQDVWYRFTATEQTMSVSVNRATANATMYLAMEIYEDGCTGNLFKCVAWTTNVSTYFNNDFVIGRTYYVRVLNASSDLSTLGFNICVRSFPKPANDSCAAATQLTPNANCVDTVGTFSGSMFDGPVSSCANTSSQDVWYRFTATEQTMSVSVNRATVNATMYFAMEIYEDGCTGNRFKCIEPSTNGVGYFNNDFVVGRTYYVRVLNPGVQLTTLAFNICVRSFPKPANDSCATATQLTPNANCVDTVGTFSGSMFDGPVSSCAANSSQDVWYRFTATEQTMSVSVNRATANATMYFAMEIYEDGCTGNRFKCIESSTNGVGYFNTDFVVGRTYYVRVLNPGTQLTTLAFNICVQSFPKPANDSCATAIELTPNNTCVNVSGTFRGALLDGAVPSCANTSSQDVWYKFTATGQTMTVTVSRATTNSTMYFAMEIYEESCTGNRLQCLPSGTNFTTFTNNNLVIGRTYYVRVLNPNTAITTLPFTICLVGPPPVACTPAVTIDASQTSICQGTSVTFTATPVNGGTTPSYQWKVNGNNVGTNSPTYTTTTLANGSTVSCVMVSNAACASPTNVTSNTITMNVTAPTVPAFTQIAPVCSGNTFTLPTVSNNGIGGVWSPAINNTATTTYTFTPTTGQCVTTATMTVVVNLVNTATTLQGSTITASATGATYQWINCVNNQPINGATNASYTASGNGSYAVIVTQNGCSATSNCVQITNLGVDTFIKDGLKIYPNPVTDRLFIQLNEATDVTIADMTGKTIQKETLKSGNNSIDVSSLASGMYFIRSESGATAKFVKK, via the coding sequence ATGAAACACCTTTTACTGTTTTTTATTCTTTTTTGGCACGTTTCCTCCAAAGCCAATGATGAATGTGTGAATGCAATACAATTAACTCCAAACGCTAATTGTGTCAATGTAAGTGGCACATTTAACGGTGCAACTCTTAGTGGTGCAGCTCCTGCATGCGCTAACACCAGCAGCCAGGACGTTTGGTACCGTTTTACGGCAACGGAACAGACCATGTCCGTTAACCTGTCCAGGGCGTCAACGAACTCGACAATGTATCTTGCAATGGAACTCTACGAGGACGGTTGCACTGGAAACTTATTCAAGTGTGTGGCATGGACCACGAATGTGTCTACCTATTTCAATAATGACTTTGTTATAGGCAGGACCTATTACGTGCGTGTCCTTAACGCGAGCTCCGACCTTAGTACGCAAGGTTTCAATATCTGCGTCCGTTCTTTCCCAAAACCTGCAAACGACAGTTGTGCTGCGGCAGTACAGCTCACGCCGGGTACTTCCTGCGTGGATACCGTTGGCACTTTTAGCGGATCGCTTTTGAACGGAGCAGCTCCTGCATGCGCTAACACCAGCAGCCAGGACGTTTGGTACCGTTTTACGGCAACGGAACAGACCATGTCCGTTTCCGTTAATAGGGCAACGGCAAACGCTACGATGTATCTTGCGATGGAAATCTACGAGGACGGTTGCACTGGAAACTTATTCAAGTGTGTGGCATGGACCACGAATGTGTCTACCTATTTCAATAATGACTTTGTTATAGGCAGGACCTATTACGTGCGTGTCCTTAACGCGAGTTCTGACCTTAGTACGCTCGGCTTTAATATCTGTGTCCGTTCTTTCCCAAAACCTGCAAATGACAGTTGCGCTGCGGCCACGCAGCTTACGCCTAATGCTAATTGTGTAGACACCGTTGGCACTTTTAGCGGGTCTATGTTTGACGGACCGGTTTCTTCCTGCGCTAACACCAGCAGCCAGGACGTTTGGTACCGTTTTACGGCAACGGAACAGACCATGTCCGTTTCCGTTAATAGGGCAACGGTAAACGCTACGATGTATTTTGCGATGGAAATCTATGAGGACGGCTGCACGGGCAACCGTTTCAAGTGTATCGAACCGAGTACCAACGGTGTCGGCTATTTCAATAATGACTTTGTGGTTGGCCGGACGTATTATGTGCGCGTACTGAATCCGGGTGTTCAGCTGACTACGTTGGCCTTCAATATCTGTGTCCGTTCTTTCCCAAAACCTGCGAACGACAGTTGCGCTACGGCCACACAGCTTACGCCTAATGCTAATTGTGTAGATACCGTTGGCACTTTTAGCGGGTCTATGTTTGACGGACCGGTTTCTTCCTGTGCGGCCAACAGCAGCCAGGACGTTTGGTACCGTTTTACGGCAACGGAACAGACCATGTCCGTTTCCGTTAATAGGGCAACGGCAAACGCTACGATGTATTTTGCGATGGAAATCTATGAGGACGGCTGCACGGGCAACCGTTTCAAGTGTATCGAATCGAGTACGAATGGTGTAGGCTATTTCAATACGGACTTCGTGGTTGGCAGGACGTATTATGTGCGCGTACTGAATCCGGGTACTCAACTGACTACTTTGGCTTTCAATATCTGTGTCCAGTCTTTCCCAAAACCTGCAAATGACAGTTGTGCCACAGCCATAGAACTTACACCAAATAATACCTGCGTAAACGTTTCCGGTACATTCAGGGGAGCCTTATTGGATGGAGCAGTTCCTTCCTGTGCTAACACCAGTAGCCAGGACGTATGGTATAAATTTACTGCTACAGGTCAGACGATGACTGTTACGGTGTCAAGAGCAACAACAAATTCAACGATGTATTTCGCCATGGAAATTTATGAGGAAAGCTGTACCGGAAATAGGCTTCAGTGTCTTCCATCAGGCACGAATTTTACAACTTTTACGAATAACAATCTTGTTATAGGCAGAACCTATTATGTTCGCGTATTAAATCCTAATACAGCTATAACTACGCTTCCTTTTACTATCTGTTTGGTAGGACCGCCTCCGGTAGCTTGTACTCCAGCAGTAACAATTGATGCATCACAGACTTCCATTTGCCAGGGAACAAGCGTTACTTTTACGGCAACACCTGTTAATGGAGGAACAACGCCTTCTTACCAATGGAAAGTCAATGGCAATAACGTTGGTACAAATAGCCCAACTTATACAACTACTACACTTGCAAACGGAAGTACTGTTTCTTGTGTAATGGTAAGTAATGCGGCCTGTGCTTCCCCAACTAACGTTACGAGCAATACAATTACCATGAATGTTACTGCTCCAACTGTTCCTGCATTTACGCAGATTGCACCGGTTTGTTCCGGTAATACATTCACACTGCCAACAGTTTCCAATAACGGAATTGGAGGTGTGTGGAGTCCGGCAATAAACAATACAGCAACCACAACGTATACTTTTACACCTACAACGGGTCAATGTGTTACGACAGCGACGATGACAGTTGTTGTTAATTTGGTAAATACTGCAACAACATTACAGGGAAGTACGATAACCGCATCTGCAACGGGAGCTACCTATCAGTGGATTAATTGTGTGAACAATCAACCTATAAACGGAGCAACCAATGCTTCTTACACGGCAAGTGGAAATGGTTCGTATGCGGTAATCGTGACTCAAAACGGATGCTCCGCAACTTCAAATTGTGTTCAGATAACGAATTTAGGTGTGGACACATTCATAAAAGACGGATTGAAAATTTATCCGAATCCGGTAACAGACCGTCTGTTTATCCAATTGAATGAAGCAACAGATGTTACAATTGCTGATATGACAGGAAAAACAATACAAAAGGAGACTTTAAAGTCTGGAAACAATAGTATTGACGTAAGCTCACTGGCTTCAGGAATGTATTTTATTCGTTCCGAATCCGGAGCAACTGCAAAGTTTGTGAAGAAATAA
- a CDS encoding GyrI-like domain-containing protein: MEKLDLTKKYKTYFASKTKPEIVEIEPAQFISLTGKGDPSEKSFSEKIQALYTTAYTIKFMFKQQGKDFTVSKLEGLWWYDERKFVGITMDEAPKAIARSEWEYRLLIRMPEYVSENDIDQAIQAAFAKKKMELVKEIEFFRMNEGKSVQMLHVGPFSKEIETLQEMRKVIEENGFQKNGLHHEIYLSDFNKTEQSKLKTILREPVK, from the coding sequence ATGGAAAAGTTAGATTTAACAAAGAAGTATAAAACCTATTTTGCTTCTAAAACCAAACCTGAAATTGTTGAGATAGAACCGGCTCAATTTATTTCATTAACCGGCAAGGGCGACCCTTCCGAAAAAAGTTTTTCAGAAAAGATACAGGCGCTTTATACAACTGCCTATACCATCAAATTTATGTTCAAACAGCAGGGCAAGGATTTTACGGTTTCAAAACTGGAAGGACTGTGGTGGTATGACGAAAGAAAATTTGTAGGGATTACTATGGATGAAGCACCAAAAGCAATTGCCAGGAGCGAATGGGAATATCGCTTGCTAATACGGATGCCGGAATATGTGTCAGAAAATGATATTGACCAGGCAATTCAGGCGGCTTTCGCGAAAAAGAAAATGGAACTTGTAAAAGAAATCGAGTTTTTTCGGATGAATGAGGGAAAATCTGTCCAGATGTTGCATGTTGGGCCATTTTCGAAAGAAATTGAAACACTACAGGAAATGAGAAAAGTTATAGAAGAAAATGGCTTTCAAAAAAATGGACTGCACCACGAAATATACCTGTCAGATTTCAATAAGACCGAACAGAGCAAACTCAAAACTATTTTAAGGGAACCGGTAAAATAA